In a genomic window of Leishmania mexicana MHOM/GT/2001/U1103 complete genome, chromosome 30:
- a CDS encoding amino acid permease produces the protein MSNRSADSRSHTCRGQQREEYLDHASTCGGATLDSPSRTKMAVGAVRKAKPTATSRSAGQRSQCQSNAQPRRTGCLGVLQGIRDAVIKAVYVIVPPGGILSGAFNMASSSIGAGILGLPAATDSAGIIPAMIFLVVITYFSVFSMYILALASENTRIKTFEGLARWLFPARRYAFSYWAAFVRWFYGFSGCVAYVISLGNCFGAIFTGAAEQHPDNKAIQFFATTQGNRVLTVIVWLFVMLPLVIPKHIDSLRYASAIAVAFMVYFVFVVVAHSCRNGLAETSKHVKLSGNQVDDDKLEHNTVFLFRTGNSVIHSVGIFVFAYVCQINAQEVLWDLRPEIRTSKTFTMSAFIGMMLCGTLYVLVSVFGYFDFGSKKLLGKSLLLMFNPLEEADIMIAYVAVMIKLCVAYALVTIAARNSLYYLIGFQHRYRNRTEAAVAEELGFVAGDAAVQQGANPTAAAADSDVVQSGKLDGVDSDHGPEGTTKVHSPSQPVDEGYEEGEDVEETAEDTTYVDNIPFWQHLLVVLALSVASLLCGLFIPNINTVFGFAGAISGGFIAFVFPALFVMYSGNFTVAQVGWFTYLNTYLLLICGVVGIVFGTGGTIYVTI, from the coding sequence ATGTCAAACCGATCAGCCGATAGCCGCTCTCACACCTGTCGAGGGCAACAGCGCGAGGAGTACCTCGACCACGCCAgcacctgcggcggcgccacgctGGACTCTCCCAGCAGAACAAAGATGGCCGTAGGTGCGGTGCGCAAGGCCAagccgacggcgacgtcgcGGAGTGCAGGGCAGCGCTCTCAGTGCCAGTCGaacgcgcagccgcgccgcaccgGATGTCTTGGTGTGCTCCAGGGCAtccgcgacgccgtcatcAAAGCGGTGTACGTGATCGTGCCGCCCGGCGGCATTCTCTCCGGCGCCTTCAACATGGCGAGCTCTTCCATCGGCGCCGGCATCCTTGGCCTGCCCGCGGCGACCGACTCAGCAGGCATCATCCCCGCCATGatcttcctcgtcgtcatcaCGTACTTCTCCGTGTTCTCCATGTACATCCTGGCACTCGCATCGGAGAATACGCGCATCAAGACCTTCGAGGGCTTGGCGCGGTGGCTCTTCCCAGCGAGAAGATATGCCTTCTCATACTGGGCCGCGTTCGTCAGATGGTTCTACGGCTTCtccggctgcgtcgcctACGTCATCAGCCTGGGCAACTGTTTTGGTGCTATCttcaccggcgccgcagagcagcacccCGACAACAAAGCCATCCAGTTCTTCGCCACCACGCAGGGCAACCGCGTGCTCACCGTCATCGTTTGGCTCTtcgtgatgctgccgctggttATTCCGAAGCACATCGACTCACTGCGCTACGCCTCCGCCATCGCGGTGGCATTTATGGTGTACTTCGTCTTCGTGGTTGTCGCACACAGCTGCCGCAACGGACTGGCGGAAACGTCGAAGCACGTGAAGCTGTCCGGCAACCAGGTGGACGATGACAAGCTGGAGCACAACACggtctttctttttcgcaCCGGCAACTCCGTAATCCACTCCGTCGGCATCTTTGTTTTCGCGTACGTGTGCCAAATCAACGCGCAGGAGGTTCTGTGGGATTTGAGGCCCGAGATTCGCACGTCGAAGACCTTCACGATGTCGGCGTTCATTGGAATGATGCTCTGCGGCACGCTGTACGTGCTAGTGTCCGTGTTCGGCTACTTCGACTTTGGCAGCAAGAAGCTGCTGGgcaagtcgctgctgctcatgttCAACccgctcgaggaggcggacatCATGATCGCCTACGTTGCCGTCATGATCAAGCTATGCGTGGCCTACGCGTTAGTCACCATTGCAGCGCGCAACTCCCTGTACTACCTGATCGGCTTCCAGCACCGCTACCGCAACCGCACCGAGGCTGCTGTCGCGGAGGAGCTCGGCTtcgtcgctggcgacgccgccgtccagcagGGGGCAAATccgaccgcggcggcggccgatAGTGACGTTGTCCAGTCCGGCAAGCTGGACGGGGTGGACAGCGACCACGGCCCGGAGGGGACAACGAAGGTCCACAGTCCCTCCCAACCCGTCGATGAGGGCTACGAAGAGGGTGaggacgtggaggagacCGCCGAGGACACGACGTACGTGGACAACATCCCGTTCTGGCAGCACCTGCTCGTCGTGCTTGCGCTCTCCgtcgcgtcgctgctgtgtggcCTGTTCATCCCGAACATCAACACCGTCTTCGGCTTCGCCGGCGCGATCAGCGGCGGCTTCATCGCCTTTGTCTTCCCCGCGCTCTTCGTCATGTACTCGGGCAACTTcacggtggcgcaggtgggATGGTTCACGTACCTGAACACGTACCTGCTGCTGATCTGCGGTGTTGTGGGCATTGTCttcggcaccggcggcaccaTCTACGTTACGATCTAG